The proteins below come from a single Cervus elaphus chromosome 4, mCerEla1.1, whole genome shotgun sequence genomic window:
- the PPP1R15A gene encoding protein phosphatase 1 regulatory subunit 15A — MAPSQMPHQPAHWRGTHPFFLLSPLMGLLSRAWSLLRGPGPPEPWLVEAVTKADQGGAGLEDEAKASVATYHAPWGRRPQEETKDSGAAEEDGEASPGAYPDLEAERSLPEVWGLSDDDDEKYGGEEATGVPGEQEEFMDGQPAPLSLSLLMRSLPDLPGEEESKEEAVTGGKEVTAFSFPLSHWECCPGEEEEEEEENGEAIRVCGPVNGATEGRTETEAATKTSMSPSSVGSHLRAWECCLGEEPEEEKDKQAEEGDADPGPHSTSLAQRPSLRTWQHPSSVITEEEEDSDSEETGASSSVPATSAFLSAWVYRPGEDTEEEDEEEEDCDSEASEDEGEAEASSSIPPTSAFLSAWVYRPGEDTEEEDEEEEDCDSEASEDEGEAEASSSIPPTSAFLSAWVYRPEDTEEEEDCDSEATEDEGEAEASSSIPPTSAFLSAWVYQPGEDTEEEEDCDSEATEDEGEAEASSSIPPTSAFLSAWVYRPGEDTEEEDCDSEAIEDEGEAEVSSSISLTSTFLSAWVYQPGEDTEEENEHEDEDDESGAADLGPSPSLQTQSALLRDQIYQPGEKTDRGEAAEKWGEAEPCPFRVAIYLPGEKPPLPWAPPRLPLRLQRRLKSAQTPTRHPDLEPLPKTRKVRFSEKVSVHPLVVWAGPAQAARRGPWEQFARDRSRFARRIAQVQEELGPYLTPAARARAWARLGNPPTSLATVPAPTWTSPMSPIQATPLSHALAPPSPPCVSPSLDLSGRRG, encoded by the exons ATGGCTCCAAGCCAAATGCCCCATCAGCCTGCCCACTGGAGAGGTACCCACCCCTTCTTCCTCCTGTCCCCACTGATGGGCCTTCTCAGCCGGGCGTGGAGCCTCCTGAGGGGCCCAGGACCTCCAGAGCCCTGGCTAGTGGAAGCAGTAACCAAAGCAGATCAGGGAGGAGCTGGCCTGGAGGATGAAGCAAAGGCTTCTGTGGCCACCTACCATGCCCCCTGGGGCAGGCGCCCTCAAGAGGAGACCAAAGACAGTGGAGCGGCTGAGGAGGACGGAGAAGCCTCCCCGGGGGCCTACCCTGACCTGGAAGCCGAGCGCTCTCTTCCCGAAGTCTGGGGACTttcagatgatgatgatgaaaagtATGGTGGGGAAGAAGCAACTGGTGTCCCTGGAGAGCAGGAAGAATTTATGGATGGCCAGCCTGCTCCCCTGTCCCTCAGCCTTCTGATGAGATCTCTGCCGGACCTTCCTGGGGAGGAGGAATCTAAGGAAGAAGCGGTTACTGGAGGTAAAGAAGTGACCgcattctcttttcctctgtcaCACTGGGAGTGTTGcccaggggaggaggaagaagaggaggaggagaatggaGAAGCCATTAGGGTGTGCGGCCCGGTAAATGGAGCCACAGAAGGAAGAACAGAGACTGAAGCAGCCACGAAGACCTCCATGTCCCCCTCATCTGTAggctcccacctcagggcctgggAATGTTGTTTGGGAGAGGAGCCTGAGGAGGAGAAGGACAAACAGGCTGAGGAAGGAGATGCTGACCCAGGGCCACACTCCACAAGTCTAGCCCAGAGGCCCTCGCTCAGGACCTGGCAGCATCCATCCAGTGTGatcacagaggaggaggaggacagtgATTCAGAGGAAACGGGGGCTTCCTCTTCTGTCCCAGCCACAAGTGCCTTCCTGAGCGCCTGGGTGTATCGACCAGGAGAAGACAcagaggaggaggatgaagaggaggaggactgTGACTCAGAAGCATCTGAAGATGAGGGAGAAGCCGAGGCCTCCTCTTCCATCCCACCCACAAGTGCCTTCCTGAGCGCCTGGGTGTATCGACCAGGAGAAGACAcagaggaggaggatgaagaggaggaggactgTGACTCAGAAGCATCTGAAGATGAGGGAGAAGCCGAGGCCTCCTCTTCCATCCCACCCACAAGTGCCTTCCTGAGCGCCTGGGTGTATCGGCCAGAAGACACGGAGGAAGAGGAGGACTGTGATTCAGAAGCAACTGAAGATGAGGGAGAAGCCGAGGCCTCCTCTTCCATCCCACCCACAAGTGCCTTCCTGAGCGCCTGGGTGTATCAGCCAGGAGAAGACACGGAGGAAGAGGAGGACTGTGATTCAGAAGCAACTGAAGATGAGGGAGAAGCCGAGGCCTCCTCTTCAATCCCACCCACAAGTGCCTTCCTGAGTGCCTGGGTGTATCGGCCAGGAGAAGACACGGAGGAAGAGGACTGTGATTCAGAAGCAATTGAAGATGAGGGAGAAGCTGAAGTCTCCTCTTCCATCTCTCTGACAAGTACCTTCCTGAGTGCCTGGGTGTATCAACCaggagaagacacagaggaagaaaatgagcATGAGGATGAAGATGATGAATCAGGAGCAGCTGACTTGGGACCCAGCCCCTCCCTTCAGACCCAGAGTGCCCTCCTCAGGGACCAGATTTATCAGCCTGGAGAGAAAACAGACAGAGGGGAAGCTGCTGAGAAGTGGGGAGAAGCTGAGCCCTGCCCCTTCCGAGTGGCCATCTATCTACctggagagaagccccctcttccCTGGGCTCCTCCTCGGCTGCCCCTCCGACTACAAAGACGGCTCAAGTCTGCACAAACCCCCACCAGGCATCCGGACCTTGAACCTCTCCCAAAGACCAGAAAG GTGCGCTTCTCTGAGAAGGTCTCCGTCCATCCCCTGGTTGTCTGGGCAGGACCGGCCCAGGCCGCCCGCAGAGGCCCCTGGGAGCAATTTGCCCGGGATCGAAGCCGCTTCGCCCGACGTATCGCCCAGGTCCAAGAGGAGCTGGGTCCCTACCTCACCCCTGCTGCCCGGGCCAGGGCCTGGGCACGTCTCGGGAACCCTCCCACTTCCCTGGCCACCGTCCCTGCCCCTACCTGGACCTCACCGATGTCCCCCATCCAGGCCACGCCCTTGAGCCACGCTctggcccctccctcccctccatgtGTGTCTCCTAGCCTAGACCTCAGTGGGAGGCGTGGCTAA